A single Candidatus Krumholzibacteriia bacterium DNA region contains:
- the dprA gene encoding DNA-processing protein DprA has product MRTALAVLCTPDITAGDWAQLAALDPAEVLADLRANGPALSGLLGKRVGPTDWARVDAQLELAARACATAVTLWDASYPPRLKMLPFAPPLLFARGRVEALAAPMLAVVGTRAPSAAGTAFARRLAQAVTASGIGVASGLARGIDTAAHRGALAGGGGTVAVLGTGVDVAYPRENAALLETIADCGCVVSEQLCGTQATPHVFPRRNRIISGLSEAVVVVEGGPRSGALITARWALDQGREVGAVPGFPGDFRSAGPNRLLREGAFLVEDAVDVLNNVTALGAVAGAWSPGRGQERERVDADADHARVLAALSAGAGVDEVAAAVGLDAQRVQEILSRLEIDGYVVRDGGGRFVRTPR; this is encoded by the coding sequence ATGCGAACCGCACTCGCGGTTCTGTGTACGCCGGATATCACCGCGGGCGACTGGGCGCAGCTGGCAGCGCTCGATCCCGCTGAAGTCTTGGCCGACCTGCGCGCCAACGGGCCCGCGCTTTCGGGCCTGCTGGGCAAGCGGGTGGGGCCGACCGACTGGGCGCGCGTCGACGCGCAACTCGAGCTGGCTGCGCGGGCCTGCGCCACGGCGGTCACGCTGTGGGATGCGTCCTACCCGCCGCGCCTGAAAATGCTGCCGTTCGCGCCGCCGCTGCTCTTCGCGCGGGGCAGGGTCGAGGCACTGGCCGCGCCCATGCTGGCGGTGGTGGGGACACGCGCGCCAAGCGCAGCGGGCACCGCGTTCGCGCGCCGCCTGGCGCAGGCCGTGACCGCGTCCGGTATCGGCGTCGCCAGTGGCCTGGCGCGCGGCATCGACACCGCGGCACACCGCGGGGCGCTGGCGGGAGGCGGTGGCACCGTCGCCGTGCTGGGCACGGGCGTGGACGTGGCGTATCCGCGCGAGAACGCCGCCCTGCTGGAGACCATCGCGGATTGCGGGTGTGTGGTGTCGGAGCAACTCTGCGGCACCCAGGCCACCCCGCACGTCTTCCCGCGGCGCAATCGCATCATCAGTGGTTTGTCCGAGGCGGTGGTGGTGGTGGAAGGCGGCCCGCGCAGCGGCGCGCTGATCACCGCCCGCTGGGCGCTGGACCAGGGGCGCGAAGTGGGTGCCGTGCCTGGGTTCCCGGGTGACTTCCGCAGCGCGGGCCCCAACCGGCTGCTGCGCGAGGGCGCGTTCCTGGTGGAAGACGCTGTGGACGTGCTCAACAATGTGACCGCGCTGGGTGCGGTTGCGGGGGCGTGGTCCCCGGGGCGCGGGCAGGAGCGGGAGCGCGTGGATGCGGACGCGGACCACGCGCGCGTGCTGGCCGCGCTGTCGGCGGGCGCCGGCGTGGACGAGGTGGCGGCGGCAGTGGGGCTCGACGCGCAGCGCGTGCAGGAGATACTCTCGCGCCTGGAGATCGATGGATACGTGGTCCGGGACGGCGGGGGCCGTTTCGTGCGCACGCCGCGGTGA
- a CDS encoding DUF3467 domain-containing protein — protein MNPEQRTVNIEIGDKEWEGVYSNFVIITHSPSEFVLDFARMLPGAQKAKVFSRIVMTPQHAKALMGTLESNLKRFESEHGEIKLIPGDPTRGPIGFQPNSPSKQP, from the coding sequence ATGAACCCCGAGCAGCGCACCGTCAACATCGAGATCGGCGACAAGGAGTGGGAGGGCGTCTACTCCAACTTCGTCATCATCACCCACTCCCCGTCGGAATTCGTCCTGGACTTCGCCCGCATGCTGCCCGGTGCCCAGAAGGCGAAGGTCTTCTCCCGCATCGTGATGACGCCCCAGCACGCCAAGGCGCTCATGGGCACGCTGGAGAGCAACCTCAAGCGGTTCGAATCCGAGCACGGCGAAATCAAGTTGATCCCCGGGGACCCCACCCGCGGTCCGATTGGCTTCCAGCCCAACTCGCCATCGAAACAACCTTAA
- the coaD gene encoding pantetheine-phosphate adenylyltransferase: MSRALYPGTFDPVTLGHVDLIHRASRLFDEIVVAVAESRDKGAFFTLAERTRLVKACVKGVDNVRVTSFRGLLAEEFRREKVDVVIRGLRAVSDFEYELMLALMNRKLDKRFETAFLMPSEQYIYLHSSLVREVFSLGGDVSRLVPPPVLAALNKRRKGRRRR, translated from the coding sequence ATGAGTCGCGCACTCTATCCCGGCACATTCGATCCAGTCACCCTGGGGCACGTGGACCTCATCCACCGCGCCAGCCGCCTGTTCGACGAAATCGTGGTCGCGGTGGCGGAATCGCGCGACAAGGGGGCGTTCTTCACGCTGGCGGAGCGAACCCGGCTGGTGAAGGCGTGCGTCAAGGGGGTCGACAACGTTCGCGTGACCAGTTTCCGCGGCCTGCTGGCCGAGGAGTTCCGCCGCGAGAAGGTGGACGTGGTGATCCGCGGCCTGCGCGCTGTGTCCGACTTCGAGTATGAGCTCATGCTGGCGCTCATGAACCGCAAACTCGACAAGCGCTTCGAGACCGCCTTCCTCATGCCCAGCGAACAGTACATCTACCTGCACAGCTCGCTGGTGCGGGAGGTCTTCTCGCTGGGCGGCGACGTCTCCCGTCTGGTACCGCCACCGGTACTGGCCGCGCTCAACAAGCGCCGCAAGGGCAGGCGCCGCCGTTGA
- the obgE gene encoding GTPase ObgE has translation MFIDRVIVEVQAGDGGDGCVSFRHEKGAPQGGPNGGDGGRGGDVILRASRAVSTLIDLHYHRLYKAGRGEHGKGKSQTGRQGDDAVIVVPPGTVVRNADSGDTMGELLADGDSLVVAKGGKPGLGNERYKSARNRTPRQFTYGGDGEARKLEITLKLIADVGLVGEPNAGKSTLISTVSAAHPKIADYPFTTTTPVLGIVRWDEHKAFVMVDIPGLIEGAHHGRGMGKAFLRHVERCRVLLYMVDVLHPDPAAAYQMLRSELMHHDPVLLERRSILALTKCDAIPGGTKGVDPALLRLHECTIPISAVSGEGMDVLLREIGKRLEG, from the coding sequence GTGTTCATCGATCGTGTCATTGTGGAAGTCCAGGCCGGCGACGGCGGCGACGGCTGCGTTTCGTTCCGGCACGAGAAGGGCGCGCCCCAGGGCGGGCCCAACGGCGGTGACGGCGGCCGCGGCGGCGACGTGATCCTGCGCGCGTCGCGTGCCGTCTCCACACTTATCGATTTGCACTACCACCGTCTCTACAAGGCGGGACGCGGCGAGCACGGCAAGGGCAAGAGCCAGACCGGGCGCCAGGGCGACGACGCCGTCATCGTGGTGCCGCCGGGCACGGTGGTGCGCAATGCCGACAGCGGCGACACCATGGGCGAACTGCTGGCCGACGGCGACTCGCTGGTGGTGGCGAAGGGCGGCAAACCCGGCCTCGGCAACGAGCGCTACAAGAGCGCACGCAACCGCACCCCGCGCCAGTTCACCTACGGCGGCGACGGCGAGGCACGCAAACTCGAGATCACGCTGAAGCTCATCGCCGACGTCGGTCTGGTGGGTGAGCCCAACGCGGGCAAGTCCACGCTGATCAGCACGGTCAGTGCCGCGCACCCCAAGATCGCCGACTATCCGTTCACCACCACCACGCCGGTGCTGGGGATCGTGCGCTGGGACGAGCACAAGGCGTTCGTGATGGTCGACATTCCGGGTCTCATCGAGGGCGCGCACCACGGGCGCGGGATGGGCAAGGCGTTCCTGCGCCACGTGGAACGCTGTCGCGTGCTGCTGTACATGGTGGACGTGCTGCACCCGGACCCCGCGGCCGCCTACCAGATGCTGCGCAGCGAGCTCATGCACCACGACCCCGTGCTGCTGGAGCGCCGCAGCATTCTGGCACTGACGAAGTGCGACGCAATTCCCGGCGGCACGAAGGGCGTGGACCCGGCGCTGCTGCGGCTGCACGAGTGCACCATCCCCATCTCCGCGGTTTCGGGCGAGGGAATGGACGTGCTGCTGCGCGAAATCGGAAAACGGTTGGAGGGGTAG
- the rfaE1 gene encoding D-glycero-beta-D-manno-heptose-7-phosphate kinase: MSLTPGMRPTLPAERVLEYVGRFSRATVAVLGDVMLDRYFWGDAERISPEAPVPVVHVTRRSKRLGGAANVAANLRALGLSTELISVRGADREGRELARMLGRREIGTAALVEARGRTTTEKVRIIARSQQVLRADFETDEPLAGAVADAVYDNVARLADTADALVVSDYGKGVVVQDRLAGAIAAWRDRGKPVLVDPHIPHFAWYRGVTLITPNAREAHAAAGIDYRRGNDPAALAFDVLKRMGLDALLVTRGEDGMSLYYRESQQVHIPTVAKQVFDVTGAGDTVIGVLAAGLATGVDMLDAVVMSNQAAGEVIKEVGTSTLSAAELVAAFR, from the coding sequence TTGAGTCTGACGCCTGGAATGCGTCCCACGCTGCCCGCGGAGCGGGTTCTTGAATACGTGGGCCGGTTTTCGCGCGCCACCGTTGCCGTGCTGGGCGACGTGATGTTGGATCGCTACTTCTGGGGCGACGCGGAGCGGATCTCCCCGGAAGCACCGGTGCCGGTGGTGCACGTGACGCGCCGCAGCAAGCGACTCGGCGGGGCGGCGAACGTGGCCGCCAACCTGCGCGCGCTGGGACTCTCCACCGAGTTGATTTCGGTGCGCGGCGCCGATCGCGAGGGGCGCGAACTCGCGCGCATGCTCGGCCGCCGCGAGATCGGTACCGCGGCATTGGTGGAGGCGCGCGGACGCACCACCACCGAGAAGGTGCGCATCATTGCGCGCAGCCAGCAGGTGCTGCGCGCCGACTTCGAGACCGACGAACCGCTGGCGGGTGCGGTGGCGGATGCGGTGTACGACAACGTGGCGCGCCTCGCCGACACGGCGGATGCGCTGGTGGTGTCCGACTACGGCAAGGGGGTCGTGGTGCAGGATCGCCTCGCGGGCGCGATCGCCGCGTGGCGGGATCGCGGCAAACCCGTCCTGGTGGACCCGCACATTCCACACTTCGCCTGGTACCGGGGCGTCACCCTCATCACACCCAACGCGCGCGAGGCGCACGCCGCCGCCGGCATCGACTACCGCCGCGGCAACGACCCCGCGGCACTCGCCTTCGACGTGCTGAAGCGGATGGGCCTGGATGCGCTCCTGGTCACGCGCGGCGAGGACGGCATGAGCCTCTATTATAGAGAGTCACAGCAGGTGCACATTCCCACCGTGGCCAAGCAGGTGTTCGACGTGACCGGCGCGGGGGACACGGTGATCGGCGTGCTGGCTGCGGGTCTTGCCACCGGCGTCGACATGCTCGACGCGGTGGTCATGTCCAACCAGGCCGCCGGCGAGGTGATCAAGGAGGTGGGCACGTCCACCCTCAGCGCCGCGGAACTGGTGGCGGCGTTCCGATGA
- a CDS encoding lysophospholipid acyltransferase family protein, whose product MSVRSIRHSLEYGAVKASMAAAGTLPIPVLQHIGAGAGALAFDVFRVRRGVTVDNIERALGVTRAEAVRIGRAAYRNLGRAMFEFAAFARLTRENVRDLVSLDGMEHLRDVREHGRGAVFVTGHHGSWELLGAVMAANGFPVDYLVGQQSNERVDEVMNELRGKLGSGIIRRTMALKKVLQTLGDNRIVAMLADQDARSQGIMVDFLGRPASTVRGPALFAVRRQCPLVTGFIHREGSRHRAYINPPLYPPPGVPEEEAVHYLTQGHADALAAHIRAYPEEYFWPHRRWKTKAAQDNPHLPE is encoded by the coding sequence GTGTCGGTACGATCAATCAGACATTCTCTCGAGTACGGGGCGGTCAAGGCTTCCATGGCGGCCGCCGGGACGTTGCCGATTCCGGTCTTGCAGCACATCGGCGCCGGTGCGGGTGCCCTGGCATTCGACGTGTTCCGGGTGCGGCGCGGTGTAACGGTGGACAACATCGAACGCGCGCTCGGTGTGACGCGTGCCGAGGCGGTTCGAATTGGCCGCGCGGCCTACCGCAATCTGGGACGCGCGATGTTCGAGTTTGCCGCCTTCGCCAGGTTGACACGCGAAAACGTGCGGGATCTGGTTTCGCTGGACGGAATGGAGCACTTGCGCGACGTGCGGGAGCACGGACGCGGGGCCGTGTTCGTCACCGGGCACCACGGCAGCTGGGAACTCCTGGGCGCGGTCATGGCCGCGAACGGGTTTCCGGTGGATTACCTCGTCGGGCAGCAGAGCAACGAGCGGGTGGACGAGGTCATGAACGAACTGCGCGGCAAGCTGGGCAGCGGGATCATCCGGCGCACGATGGCGTTGAAAAAGGTGCTGCAGACGCTGGGTGACAATCGCATCGTCGCCATGCTTGCAGACCAGGACGCCCGCTCGCAGGGGATCATGGTGGACTTTCTCGGGCGCCCGGCTTCCACAGTGCGCGGACCCGCGCTTTTCGCCGTCCGGCGGCAATGCCCCCTCGTGACCGGGTTCATCCACCGCGAGGGGAGCCGGCACCGCGCCTACATCAACCCGCCCCTGTACCCGCCGCCTGGCGTGCCCGAGGAGGAAGCGGTCCACTACCTCACGCAGGGCCACGCCGACGCGCTCGCCGCCCACATCCGTGCCTATCCGGAGGAGTACTTCTGGCCGCACCGGCGCTGGAAGACAAAGGCCGCGCAGGACAATCCGCACCTGCCTGAATGA